Within Candidatus Margulisiibacteriota bacterium, the genomic segment GCGCTGGGTATAGTTATGGAAAACAATGCTCCCAATTATGAACCGCTAAGGTTCGGCTTTGAAGCGAATACTTCGAATACACCTGTTGTAGCATTTATAGGAGGGAAGTGGTTCCTGAGTAATGTAGACAGCAAATATCCTATGTTTATGAGTGCCGGATTGATCGGAAATTTTGGTAACAATTCCAATGTAGGTGTTTTTATTTCTCTCATTTTTCAAAGATTTCTGGATATAAAGCCTTTATTTCTGGAAGTTGGTGTAGATGCCATGAATTCCGGCAGTGTTCAGGTCCAGGCCGGGTATTATTTTTAAGAGAGGAAGGAAAAAATGAAAATAAATAGTCGAGGTTTCTTGGAATTTGTATTTATGTTCGTTATTTTTTTTATCGGTGTTTCGAGTACGGCCAGAGCGGAAGTTGATGTTAATATTAATTTCGGACCGCCACCAATCCGCGTTGCAACTCCGCTAGAAGTAGTATATATGCCTCAGGCCGGTGTATATTTTGTGCCTGAATTAAGTTTTGATGTATTTTTCTACAACGGATACTGGTGGTCACCCAGAGGCGACCGCTGGTACAGGGCCAGCAAATATAACGGTCCCTGGGTCCAGGTGCGTCGTTATTATGTGCCTGAACGTATAGTCAGAGTGCCGCGGAATTATCGCGAAATCTATAGGGGTGAACGTCGTATTGATTACGGACAATGGAAAAAACAATATCATTATGATGAGCATAATGATGAACATAGAGATGAAGGGCGGAGACATAGAGATTAAGTTTTGACAAATTTTTTAAAATACTTTATTATGCACATATGAGCATAACTAGAGTCTCATCAACCCTGACTTTTGCAGATAGATGGGGAAGTTTTAAGGTACGCTGGGGCATAGGGCGTTCGGATTACAGCATAGAGCCCGGGCTTTATGCTCTTGGCAAACCTTCAGCTACCAGTCCCGTCATAGTTACTGCCAATTACAAATTAACCTTTGATATTGTTCGTTCAAATCTTTTTAGCCTGAGCATTTACATTCTTGTTTTGGACACAAAAGGGGTAAATGTATGGTGTGCGGCAGGCAAGGGTACATTCGGCACAGAAGAGCTGATAGCTCGTATCCTCGCCACAGAGCTTTCCACAGTAGTTTCTCACAGAACAATAATACTTCCGCAACTGGGCGCTGTTGGAGTAGCAGCTCATGATATACAGAAAACGACAGGTTTCAAGGTTGTTTATGGACCGGTCCGCATAGAAGATATGCCCGCGTTCCTGCAAAACGAGATGAAGGCAACACCGGAAATGCGGGAGGTGCGTTTCACCTTGAAAGACCGACTTATACTTGTTCCGGTTGAACTGGTTAATTACGTGCTGCCTGCTTTGGGAATGATTATATTTTTGCTGTTGATTTCTTTAATCCATATTAACGGCTTATTTTTAAGCTTTAATGAGGCAAGAAGCGTAATGCAAAATATAGCTTTGGCATATATCGGCGGAGTGGTGATAACGCCGGTCTTGCTGCCCTGGATACCCGCGAGAAGCTTCTCGGCCAAAGGAGCTATAATCGGATTCCTCCTGGCACTTCTGTTCCAATTGTTTACTACTCCATGGCTATTTATTATCCCTGCTATCAGCTCGTTCCTGGCTATGAATTTTACCGGGTCATCTACATATACATCGTTGTCGGGCGTAAAAAAAGAAATGAGGATCGCGGTCCCGTTGCAACTGACAGCCATGATATTGGGAATTATCTGGATTGTTTTGACTAACATTATTAAATAACAAAGGAGAAACGATGAGCGGAAATGAATATTTAAAAAATGTAACCACTTTGAGTCTGGATTCTGAAAAATGCAAGGGTTGCGGGCTTTGCGCTGTTGTTTGTCCGCATAATGTTTTTGCTATGAAAAACAAAAAAGCCTCGATTATTAATAAAGACAACTGTATGGAATGCGGCGCCTGCGCGAAAAACTGCGCTTATGGAGCAATAACCGTAAAAAGCGGGGTAGGTTGTGCGGCCGGTATTATCAGTGGGACAATTAGAGGGACTGAGCCTTCCTGCGGATGTGATAAGGGAGGTTGCTGTTAATGCGGCCCAAAAAACAACGGTTTATCTGCTGCAGCAACGAAGAAAGAAAATTTCGTCCTGTTTGTAAATGTTCAGAGGCTTTGGAGCAAGTCCAGCTGACCCTGGATGAATTTGAGGCAATCCGGCTGTGCGACCATGAAGGGCTGCTGCAAGACGCTGTTGCTGGGCAGATGAAGGTGCACCGCACCACAGTTTCACGAATTCTGAGCTCTGCACATGCTAAAATCGCAGACGCGCTAATACATCTCAAAGAAATTCGTATTGCCGGAGGTTGTTGCAGCCCGGTTGTAATAATAGAGAAAACATGAATATTTTCGAACGCTATCTCACTATCTGGGTCGGTCTTTGTATGATCGCAGGAGTGTTGCTGGGTAAGATTTTGCCTGAATTTATATCGATTATCAGACAATTGGAATTTGGTACTAACAGCCATATAAATATACCGATTGCAGTATTTATCTGGCTTATGATTTACCCCATGATGCTGAAAATAGATTTTCGCTCTTTGCTTAATGTCAGTAAGCAGCCCAGGGGACTGGCAGTGACGCTGGTTGTGAACTGGCTGATTAAACCGTTCAGTATGGCGTTGCTGGGCTGGATATTTTTTAAGCAGCTATTTTTACCATTTCTTGGCCCGGATTTAGCCAATCAATATCTTGCGGGTACTATAATTCTGGCAGCTGCGCCTTGCACAGCAATGGTTTTTGTATGGAGCTATCTGACCAAAGGCAATTCGGCCTATACTCTGGTGCAGGTGGCACTGAATGATTTGATCATGATAGTTTTATTTGCGCCTATCGTTTCGCTTTTGGTTTCAGGAGCGGCAGGATTACATGTGCCCTATACAGTGCTTTTTTTGTCAGTACTTATTTTTATTGTCATACCGCTTTCCCTGGGCGCGGTTTCCAGAATAATTATGCTGAGCAGTTGGGGAGAAGAACGGTTTGAACTTTTTTTGAAAAGACTGCATCCGGTAACAATTATCGCTTTGCTTTTAACACTGGTGATAATTTTTGCCTTTCAGGCGGATAATCTGGTATTGCATTGGTTCCATGTGATTTTGATCGCTATTCCCTTATTAATTCAGGTGTATTTCAACAGCAGCCTGACTTATTTAACTATGCGTTGGCTCAAGGTCCCGCATAATATCGCTGCACCGGGAGCGCTGATCGGTGCCAGCAACTTCTTTGAACTGGCTGTGGCTACAGCTATAGCTCTTTATGGCCCTGCGTCAGGCGCGGCTCTGGCAACCGTAGTAGGTGTACTGGTGGAAGTTCCGGTCATGCTTTCGGTTTGTGGTATTTGCAACAGGACGAAGGGGTGGTATGAGGAAGCAGGTGAAAGGTGAGTAGTGAATCGTGAAAAGTGAAGGGAAGATAAGTAGTAAGTGTTAGGTTGAAGTTCATGCTGAGCCTGATTTAATTCATTAAATCTAAAATTTTTTTTGTGGTGTTTACATTTCTTACTGTCATTTCCTGATATTCAGGATGAGTGGAAAGCTTTAACATGGTTGATCGGGTTAAAGTATTCTTAGCCGCTGACCAAAATAAAACGCCCTGATAATAAGAAATACTCTCAATTTCCTGTTTTATTTTAAATTTTTGCACAATCATCTCAGAGTCAATTGTATTACTCAAAAAAATAACATTATGTTTCCAGTCAGGATTTTCAAAGATCTTCGGAAAATGGGAAATGGAGTTTTGCAGGTCTTCTTTTGATCTTATCAATACTTTGGCCTGATATTGGAACCTGGAAGCCAGCTGTTTTTCTATCTTTCTCTCGATATCGTCTTTATTCGTCATATCAGACTGAAAAAGGACATTCCCGCTTTGAATATAGGTTTTCACTGACAGAAAGCCCATTTTTACAAACTCTTCTCGCAACACTTCCATCTTGATGATATTTTTGCCCCCAACATTAATACCGCGCAGCAAAGCCACATAACTTATTAATGTTTCTTTTTTTTGATCTGAGGACATGGGTAAATTATAGCACGGGTGTTGGGCGTGTTGGGAAGGACGAGGGAAGAGGGAGGATTGTGTTAAGAGATAAGTGGTAAGGTGTTAAGTTGAAGGTCATGTTGAGCTTGACGAAGGAAGAAGGAAGAAGGGGGAAGCTTAAGGTTTAATTGTGTAATCGTGTAGTTGTTGAGTTGTGAAGAGTCATACTGAGCCCTTCTAGGCCAAGTTTGGCACACATTCATACAGATTCATTCTCCATGTAGCAAATTCCTGTTGAACAAAAACGGTAATTCATATTAAACTAAGCAAGTTGAAAATCTGATTTTCTGGCAGAGATTTCGGAACAGGAAGGCGGCTTGCCGCCCGTAGTTCCGAAGGAACGTAGGGCGGTTAGCTCAGTTGGTTAGAGTACAACGTTGACATCGTTGGGGTCACTGGTTCGATCCCAGTACCGCCCACCAGTCTTCGCTTAGCGACGAGTCTAGACGAGGAGATTAGCGAAGACTGTTACGCCGTAGTCCCGTCGAAGCGAAGTATAGACGGACGTAGGCGGACAAATTACTACGTTTGGCATGTTTTGGCCTAACTCTGGACGATTAGAAAAATATTATTAATATTAGATATATGCCGGATGATAAACCCAGAATTATCTTTGGTTCGGAGCAATTCGGCAATTCTTTGTTTTTGTCTCCCAAGATAGCGGATAAATCCGCCGCTGCCTCGAAAGAGAAAAGCATCTGCACTCAAAATGAGGCTTATAATTTCAAACTTTTATATAGTGAATGTCCCAAACTAAATGAGATAGAAGAACTTATCGGCAAAGCAGAAAATCAATTTGCTCAGGCCAAAATTTCTCCGGCTTCCAAAGCAGCAGTGGAACCCGAGTTGCAGGATACGGTTTATATGCAGGCCAGATTTTTCCTGCTTTTAGCCCGCAAGGACTTGCTGAGTGCCCAGTCATTTCTGCTGATCAAACTTACGCAGAAACAGCATTTTTTGCATACGGAGGTTATAAAACCATATGCTGAGTTGCCCAAAGAAAAAGAGTTTCAGCTCTTTGAGCATACCCAGCAACTTTTAACCGGCATCAATAATATGTTTATTCAGCTTACTCTGGATATTATCGAGACCTGTATTAAAAGAGAGTTATACTGTATTGCCGACAATTATTTCGCGGAATTGCAGCTTTTTGGTGATACAGACTTATTCAGGGACAGAATAGAAAACCTCAGAAAGATAGTCAGCCACGGAAGAAAAACAGGATAAGTTTATCAATTTCTGTTCAATCTATGTACTATAGTGTATCCGACTTCTTTATTCCTGAAAATTATGCGGTCAAACTGTTCACCAAGATAATTTATCGTATTCATTTGTTTAATAAATTGCGCGGTGTTTATAGCCGAGATATCGCCAATGCCTGGTTGTGGTTTGGTTATTTTATTTAAGTCCGCTAACAAAAACCCCGGCTTGTTATAAACACCGTAAATACTTATAAGGTCTGAAGGAAAAAGTATTTTGCTATTTTGCGGCAGCTTTTCCGAATAAAAATTCATACCGAAAATTTCCGGGTCATATAAACTGTTAGCTATATCAGGATGACAAAAAGCCGAATTGATAATAAATTTTTTGTCAGTATCGCCCATAGCCAGATAGGGTTTAATATTTCTGCCGATATTTTCCGGGAAGCCTTTTACACGGTTTAGCTCCAGAGTATTTATCAGCGAATGTCCGGTGGGTACTGTTACCGGATATCTGATAATTAACGAGGTTCTCTTTATTACAGCTCCCCTGACGGGTGCGAAATTGGCCTCGTCGTAGCTGTCACCAGGCATCAGGGTCAGGTAATAGAAATCTCTGTAATTATTTGCAGGGATGGTTATAGCAGCGTTTAATATCTGTGAACCCTTTCGGGCCAGAGTATTGTGTACAATTGAATCCATAACTCTGCATCTTTGACCGATTTGACTGTTGCTGATGAGAGCATCTTTGTCCATGGTAAAATTTGCCGATACTTTGATCAATGCTAAGGGTTCAATTACTACTGCCCCCTTCAGAATAAGTTTTTTATCCGGGGAGATGTCCAGTATTGCGTCTCTGGAAACCGATGCCCTGGCTCCGGGAAGCAGAAAGATATTGCGTTCCTTAAGTTCCTGTTCGGAGAACAGGTTGTTATTTAGAGGTACATTTATAATTTTAGGAAGCATATTTATATATATCGTGAAGGTGAATGAAGAGATTCAGATAAAATGTTTTTTCAGAAACAGATGCAGGCTTTTGCCCTGATCTTTAACCGGCACCAATACTGTTTTTAGTCCCATCAGATTGGCATGCTCCACGATTGTTGGGGAATCATCAAAGAACAGAGCTCCGGAGAAATCCCTGCCTGTCACTTTTTGCCAGACATCAAATATTTTTACTTCGGGCTTCATGGATTGAACGGAAAAGGAAGTAATCACATGACGGAAATGGCGAGCCCAGTCATGGCCCAAAATATGAGATGAAGCCCAGGAGCTGGTGTTAGAAATTGCCGAGAGCATATGTCCGGCTTTAAGTTGCCCCAGCAAGGAAGTTGAAGGTGGTAATTGCGAAAGATGTATTTTGTTATAGATATCTATCAATTGCCTTTCAGGTATGTTCGGTTTATTCAGCAACCTGCGCAGAGCGCGGGCGAATTGCTGTGAAGTTATTTTCCCGGCGTTAAATAAATCGATGAACCTGTCGGCAAAAATATCAAATTTTTTTCTTGGTAACAGCGGATTAACAGCCAGGAATGCCGCGTAAAGTTTTTCGTTACTCCAGTAAACCAATACATTGCCGATATCAAAAACTAAATCGGAAACACTGTCAAATCGCGGCAGTTTATCAATACTGTAGTCATATTTATGTCTCAGAGGATAGAAGGGATTGCCTTTTTTATCAAGATGTATCCGGCTTTCCAGCAGTTTAAATATCAGCACTCTCTGATGTCTGGTAACGCTCATATGCTTGTTTTCGGCGATGCTTTTCAGAAAAAAGTCCGCAAGGCTGAGATCACGGTTCTTTGCCAATTCGTTGGCTGTTTTATGAAGTAAATCGTTCGAGGTTATAAATCCCAGATAAATCGGTGTTTGCCGCCAGTGTATCTGTATACCACCTTTATTCACCAAGCCATAATTCAGCGCAGCAAAATACAGGTCCAGTTTTTTTATGGATTGTTGTATTAATGATTTTGTTATATTTAGAGATACAACTTTATTGAACATTGTTAAATTATCGGATAAAAGATCATAAATTCTCTGAAAAATAATGCAATTATATGTCGGCTAATCCGATAACCTTATAGCTTTAGTGGAGGATTTATGTATAAAAAAATTATAGCTGTGAGCGACAGGTTGTTGAAAGCCTATTTGCGCGACATATTATCTTCACTAGGGAAAAGAAACAATATCTTTATGCAGAGTGACGCCGAGCAATATCTGAAGGTATTGGTCAGTCTCAGGGAATCAGGGGTGGACCTCAGGAAAGAATTCAGCGTTGTGGAAGGATTGTATTATTTAAACAATAACAAAAGACCAATGGAAAAAGAAGAGGGAGAAACAGAAGAAATGTTCAAAGCCCGCGTATCAATTTATAATTGTCTCTCAAATCTGGATAAGAAAAATATGAGAGTAGTATTGGAACATTTAGAACGTGACCTTTTGATACTTGGATTTAAAATGATATCACCTACACATTATGATATAACCACAAAGTTGATTGACGCTGTTAAGAAAGGAGACTTGCAGGGGACCATAGAAATCCTGAATCTAGGCGCTAATATTCACAGTAGGGATGATAAGGGACGTACAACCCTCATGCTGGCTGCTCTGAATAAACATCCAGATATTGTGAGCGCGTTGCTGGAAAAAGGGGCAGATATCAGTATGACCGATAACAGTAAAAGCAGTAATGCTTTGCTATATGCGGCAGAGGGAGGAGATATCGAATGTATAAGACTGCTATTAAAAGCCGGTTCGGATATAAATTATAAGAACTCCTATAACTGGACAGCTCTGATGACGGCTGCCGACTCCAATAAACCGGAGGCAGTGAGGTTTTTAAAAGGGAATAAAGCCGACCTGCATATTATAAGTCATATCGGGCAGAATGCCATGCACCTGGCTGTCAGATTTGAAGAGGTGGTGGATGCACTACTGGAGATAACACAGGAAGATATTCCGATTAAAAAACCAAAAGGGATCATCGGATGGCTGAAACCCAAGGTGATTGATGACACAAAGCCGGACCAGAATAAAAAGCAGTTATCGGTAAAGGACAGGGAGGGTAAAACCGCCCTTACTCGGGCAGCTGATTTTTCGTTTGATAATAAAGGTGCCAGGGTAGTTAAAAGACTGCTTGAGGCAGGGGCTGATATTAATGAACAGGACCACAAAGGACGTACGGCTTTAATCTCAGCGGTAATATGTGGGTGTGAAAAAGGTGTAAAAGTTTTAATGGAAGCGGGAGCGGACAGGACTATCACGGATAATGAAGGTAAAAACGCTCTGGATCACGCTGAAGATCTCTGGATGAAGTTATTATTAAAACCGTCAGATAGTGGATCGGCGGACCAGGACACTAATTCATGAATCCTAAAATAGTAGCTGTTCAGAAGCTTAAAGAACTGGTACAAAATCTCAGCGGCCGTATAGGCGCTCTGCATATAGACCAGAATATTTTTTCCGGCCCCAAAGCTGAAATATTTATGAATAATCTGCTGGAAGCTGCACAGAAGGGTGTAAATTTGAGAAAGCTTTTTTCGCAGATACCTGCGATCAGGTTCCTGGGTGAGGACAAACCGCCTTCGGTGGAAAACGGAGTGATCCCGATCAGAGAAAAGAACCTGGCCAGACGCTCCATTTATTTTTGCCTGGAAAATTTGAACCAAAAAAATAAAGAGGTCATTTTGCAGAAATTATTCAGAAATTTTTTGGTATTGGGCTACAAACAGCTCAGGACTCCGGATTATCTGGAATTTGAACTGATCGAAGCTGTTTCGACGGAAGATACACAGCGTTTGTGGTATTTAATACAGCAAGGCGCTGATATAGATGTGATGCTGGGCAGGGAAGAAGGTATTAAGCCCGAACAGCGCACAACAGTTGGAGATTCCGCGGGGAGTCAGAGATTCAAGGACAGGCCTTTGCTGGTAAATTTGGCCAGAAGAGGTACACCGGAACTGGTCAGTATTCTTATTCAGGCCGGGGCCAATGTCAATGCTTTAGACAACTGCGGTGGCAATGCTGTTATAGAAGCCGCAGGCCATGGTCATTTGCGTATAGTGAAGGACCTGATCAATGCAGGGTCGGATTTGCAGATTAAAAATGTCAATGGCTGGACTGCCTGCAACGCAGCCAAAGCTACCAAAAACACCGAAATTTATAATTTGCTGAAAAAGCATGGCGCCAGAGAAGATTAAGAATATCCATAAAAACCTGGGAAATTTTCATTTTTTTGTCGATATATTTAATTATTGGGGTTAGTTTTTTAAGAATTAAACCAGGAGGGGTAAGATGAATAAAACCAAAATCCAGAACACAAAATCTAAAGAAATTCAGGGCAATTTTGATGATGCCTTGAATTCCGTTATTAGTATGTTCGCAAAAGAACTAACAGAAGTTGGATTGTTTGAAGAAGCCATCATCATAAAAAATCAAATCAGTGAAGAGAAGTTCATTCTGGAGTTTGAAAAATCCTTAAAGATTTTTAGTTAAAATTTTTTATTGGGCCGGGATTTTTATTTAATAATCACGGGAATACCGGACTTTTGCAGTTTTTTCAGATATGTTTTGTTTTGTTGCAAAAGTTGAATGTCATCGGCCGCAAGATGTTCCTGATCGTTTCGTATATAAGCAAGAGCTCTGCTCAAGCGGGCATCCATATCTTCAGGATCCAGTTCAATAGCGATACTAAAATCAATAATCGCTTTTTGATAATAGCCTAAAGTCAAAAATAAAGAACCCCGGAATGAATAAGTTTCGGCTTGATCGGGATCTATTTCAATAGCTCGGTTATAGTCTTCCAAAGCATGTTTGTAATTCCCCATGGTATGGTAAGCAGCGCCTCTGTTTACCAGAGCATTCACGAAATTATGATGAAATTTTAAGGCTTTATTCAAGTCTTTCAAGGCTAGATTAAGCTCATCAGACAGAAGGTACATATAGCCACGCAGGTTATAGACAGGAGCGTAGTCGGGCTTCAGTTTTATGGCCTGGCCCAGGGCCTTCATGCTTTCATAAATGTCAAACCTCAGATAATGCTGATAAGCCAGATTATAATAAAATAAAGCAGGCATTTCTTCTTTTTCAAAAGGAGTCAGCAATTTGAAAGCATCATCAGGCGCCAGATGGAATTTTTCTATAAAATCCGCTTTCAGTTTAACTTCTCCGAAGTCAAGTACAGTACCGT encodes:
- a CDS encoding DUF134 domain-containing protein, with amino-acid sequence MRPKKQRFICCSNEERKFRPVCKCSEALEQVQLTLDEFEAIRLCDHEGLLQDAVAGQMKVHRTTVSRILSSAHAKIADALIHLKEIRIAGGCCSPVVIIEKT
- a CDS encoding ankyrin repeat domain-containing protein, whose translation is MNPKIVAVQKLKELVQNLSGRIGALHIDQNIFSGPKAEIFMNNLLEAAQKGVNLRKLFSQIPAIRFLGEDKPPSVENGVIPIREKNLARRSIYFCLENLNQKNKEVILQKLFRNFLVLGYKQLRTPDYLEFELIEAVSTEDTQRLWYLIQQGADIDVMLGREEGIKPEQRTTVGDSAGSQRFKDRPLLVNLARRGTPELVSILIQAGANVNALDNCGGNAVIEAAGHGHLRIVKDLINAGSDLQIKNVNGWTACNAAKATKNTEIYNLLKKHGARED
- a CDS encoding DUF1697 domain-containing protein produces the protein MSSDQKKETLISYVALLRGINVGGKNIIKMEVLREEFVKMGFLSVKTYIQSGNVLFQSDMTNKDDIERKIEKQLASRFQYQAKVLIRSKEDLQNSISHFPKIFENPDWKHNVIFLSNTIDSEMIVQKFKIKQEIESISYYQGVLFWSAAKNTLTRSTMLKLSTHPEYQEMTVRNVNTTKKILDLMN
- a CDS encoding HAD-IA family hydrolase, with product MFNKVVSLNITKSLIQQSIKKLDLYFAALNYGLVNKGGIQIHWRQTPIYLGFITSNDLLHKTANELAKNRDLSLADFFLKSIAENKHMSVTRHQRVLIFKLLESRIHLDKKGNPFYPLRHKYDYSIDKLPRFDSVSDLVFDIGNVLVYWSNEKLYAAFLAVNPLLPRKKFDIFADRFIDLFNAGKITSQQFARALRRLLNKPNIPERQLIDIYNKIHLSQLPPSTSLLGQLKAGHMLSAISNTSSWASSHILGHDWARHFRHVITSFSVQSMKPEVKIFDVWQKVTGRDFSGALFFDDSPTIVEHANLMGLKTVLVPVKDQGKSLHLFLKKHFI
- the hgcA gene encoding mercury methylation corrinoid protein HgcA, giving the protein MSITRVSSTLTFADRWGSFKVRWGIGRSDYSIEPGLYALGKPSATSPVIVTANYKLTFDIVRSNLFSLSIYILVLDTKGVNVWCAAGKGTFGTEELIARILATELSTVVSHRTIILPQLGAVGVAAHDIQKTTGFKVVYGPVRIEDMPAFLQNEMKATPEMREVRFTLKDRLILVPVELVNYVLPALGMIIFLLLISLIHINGLFLSFNEARSVMQNIALAYIGGVVITPVLLPWIPARSFSAKGAIIGFLLALLFQLFTTPWLFIIPAISSFLAMNFTGSSTYTSLSGVKKEMRIAVPLQLTAMILGIIWIVLTNIIK
- a CDS encoding tetratricopeptide repeat protein; this encodes MKPKIIAAVQNNKQETLLKPDNQIRKLFLLEAEIFKPEEVELAYERFLYVLNIMKIVLVKPENNHKPVIEKIQIAYEILEGCFRFAKENESCRTYSIVDSLLNEILDCDAGCFFIMALAKELARTHTDWKKVKIVSLQEYSYLDVNGTVLDFGEVKLKADFIEKFHLAPDDAFKLLTPFEKEEMPALFYYNLAYQHYLRFDIYESMKALGQAIKLKPDYAPVYNLRGYMYLLSDELNLALKDLNKALKFHHNFVNALVNRGAAYHTMGNYKHALEDYNRAIEIDPDQAETYSFRGSLFLTLGYYQKAIIDFSIAIELDPEDMDARLSRALAYIRNDQEHLAADDIQLLQQNKTYLKKLQKSGIPVIIK
- the arsB gene encoding ACR3 family arsenite efflux transporter, with translation MNIFERYLTIWVGLCMIAGVLLGKILPEFISIIRQLEFGTNSHINIPIAVFIWLMIYPMMLKIDFRSLLNVSKQPRGLAVTLVVNWLIKPFSMALLGWIFFKQLFLPFLGPDLANQYLAGTIILAAAPCTAMVFVWSYLTKGNSAYTLVQVALNDLIMIVLFAPIVSLLVSGAAGLHVPYTVLFLSVLIFIVIPLSLGAVSRIIMLSSWGEERFELFLKRLHPVTIIALLLTLVIIFAFQADNLVLHWFHVILIAIPLLIQVYFNSSLTYLTMRWLKVPHNIAAPGALIGASNFFELAVATAIALYGPASGAALATVVGVLVEVPVMLSVCGICNRTKGWYEEAGER
- a CDS encoding ankyrin repeat domain-containing protein, with amino-acid sequence MYKKIIAVSDRLLKAYLRDILSSLGKRNNIFMQSDAEQYLKVLVSLRESGVDLRKEFSVVEGLYYLNNNKRPMEKEEGETEEMFKARVSIYNCLSNLDKKNMRVVLEHLERDLLILGFKMISPTHYDITTKLIDAVKKGDLQGTIEILNLGANIHSRDDKGRTTLMLAALNKHPDIVSALLEKGADISMTDNSKSSNALLYAAEGGDIECIRLLLKAGSDINYKNSYNWTALMTAADSNKPEAVRFLKGNKADLHIISHIGQNAMHLAVRFEEVVDALLEITQEDIPIKKPKGIIGWLKPKVIDDTKPDQNKKQLSVKDREGKTALTRAADFSFDNKGARVVKRLLEAGADINEQDHKGRTALISAVICGCEKGVKVLMEAGADRTITDNEGKNALDHAEDLWMKLLLKPSDSGSADQDTNS
- the hgcB gene encoding mercury methylation ferredoxin HgcB; amino-acid sequence: MSGNEYLKNVTTLSLDSEKCKGCGLCAVVCPHNVFAMKNKKASIINKDNCMECGACAKNCAYGAITVKSGVGCAAGIISGTIRGTEPSCGCDKGGCC